The Erinaceus europaeus chromosome 16, mEriEur2.1, whole genome shotgun sequence genome includes a window with the following:
- the LOC103118709 gene encoding ubiquitin-like protein FUBI, producing MQVFVRAQELHTLEVTGQETVAQINAHVASLEGIAPEDQVLLLAGVPLEDEVVLGQCGVEALSTLEVAGRVLGGKVHGFLARAGKVRGQTPKVTKQEKKKKTGRAKRRMQYNRRFGNVVPTSGKKKGPNANS from the coding sequence ATGCAGGTGTTTGTTCGCGCCCAGGAGCTCCACACCCTCGAGGTGACTGGCCAGGAGACGGTCGCCCAGATCAATGCTCATGTGGCCTCGTTGGAGGGCATCGCCCCGGAAGACCAGGTCCTGCTGCTGGCGGGCGTGCCCCTGGAGGACGAGGTGGTGCTGGGCCAGTGCGGCGTGGAGGCGCTGAGCACGCTGGAGGTGGCCGGCCGCGTGCTGGGAGGTAAAGTCCATGGTTTTCTGGCCCGTGCTGGGAAAGTGAGAGGTCAGACTCCCAAGGTGACCaaacaggaaaagaagaagaagaccggCCGGGCCAAGAGGCGGATGCAGTACAACCGTCGCTTTGGTAACGTCGTGCCCACCTCTGGAAAGAAGAAGGGTCCCAATGCCAACTCTTAA